The proteins below come from a single uncultured Dethiosulfovibrio sp. genomic window:
- the aroD gene encoding type I 3-dehydroquinate dehydratase, which translates to MGIMARPVPKRPIKAGSVLLGGAVPLICVPLVGATPEAVMAEVKNLSSIGPDIIELRIDAWDAVEDVDLSMALLKDVRSAIGDLPVILTCRGHWEGGIKEVSESAKDDIYSRAISERLVDFVDKELSYGHFKLAEVKSHAEAHGVGLIVSFHDFKKTPSASFIYAQLVTQIRFGADVAKVALMPESEEDVLKVFEATLAVRRDFPEVPLITMSMGAIGQVSRLAGGLYGSDLTFAVGSAASAPGQIPVERMRGAFDLLYR; encoded by the coding sequence ATGGGAATAATGGCTCGTCCCGTTCCGAAGAGGCCCATAAAGGCAGGAAGCGTCCTTTTGGGTGGTGCTGTTCCTCTGATCTGTGTTCCCCTGGTCGGAGCCACTCCAGAGGCGGTTATGGCGGAGGTCAAGAACCTATCGTCGATTGGGCCGGACATAATAGAGCTTCGCATCGACGCATGGGATGCCGTGGAGGATGTGGACCTTTCGATGGCCCTGCTCAAGGACGTTCGTTCGGCGATAGGGGACCTTCCTGTGATACTCACCTGTCGAGGCCATTGGGAGGGCGGTATCAAGGAGGTCTCAGAGTCGGCCAAAGACGATATCTATTCAAGGGCCATATCGGAGAGATTGGTCGATTTCGTCGATAAAGAGCTGTCCTATGGTCACTTTAAGCTCGCTGAGGTCAAGTCCCATGCAGAGGCCCATGGAGTTGGTCTGATAGTCTCGTTCCACGACTTCAAAAAGACCCCATCTGCTTCCTTCATCTACGCCCAGCTTGTTACTCAGATCCGTTTCGGCGCCGACGTCGCAAAGGTGGCCCTGATGCCGGAATCGGAGGAGGACGTCTTGAAGGTGTTCGAGGCGACTCTAGCGGTCCGCAGGGATTTCCCCGAGGTTCCCCTCATAACAATGTCCATGGGAGCTATAGGTCAGGTCAGCAGGTTGGCCGGAGGGCTATATGGATCTGACCTCACCTTCGCTGTTGGAAGCGCCGCATCCGCTCCGGGACAGATTCCCGTTGAGAGGATGAGAGGCGCGTTCGACCTACTCTATCGTTAG
- a CDS encoding sugar phosphate isomerase/epimerase codes for MAHKYSLAQLTVLGWAPPEMVYNAKTLGYDCVGIRSITMGVKGEHDYDISRNKELFDLTKRAIDETGVTINDIELAKIADGVDVRNYEGPFDAAARLGVKNVISSIWTDRTDFYLDQFGTLCDLASQYGITVNLEFVTWASVRTLSQAMEVLRLVDRKNAGIMVDTLHLYRSRVDPGELDNCPKELFHMVHICDGPEEIPDFDDKESLIHTGRDERFYVGEGAIDIADIVRRLPDDVVFSIELPHLVREGNWGPMEHAKRCLSNAKSYMKKNGIL; via the coding sequence ATGGCACATAAATATTCCCTTGCTCAGCTCACAGTCCTGGGGTGGGCTCCCCCTGAGATGGTCTATAACGCCAAGACCTTAGGCTACGACTGCGTAGGTATCCGTTCTATAACCATGGGTGTAAAGGGCGAACACGACTACGATATATCCAGGAACAAGGAGCTCTTCGATCTCACTAAAAGGGCTATCGACGAGACCGGTGTCACGATCAACGACATAGAGCTGGCCAAGATAGCCGATGGAGTCGACGTCCGTAACTATGAGGGGCCCTTCGACGCTGCGGCCAGGCTGGGGGTCAAAAACGTCATCAGCAGCATATGGACCGATAGGACAGATTTTTACCTGGACCAGTTCGGGACCCTCTGTGATTTAGCCTCCCAATACGGCATCACGGTGAATCTGGAGTTCGTCACATGGGCCTCCGTTCGGACACTGAGTCAGGCCATGGAGGTGTTGAGGCTCGTCGACAGGAAAAACGCCGGGATCATGGTCGACACCCTCCATCTGTATAGATCCAGGGTTGACCCTGGTGAGCTGGACAATTGTCCCAAAGAGCTTTTCCATATGGTCCACATCTGCGATGGGCCCGAGGAAATTCCGGATTTCGACGACAAAGAGAGCCTTATTCACACAGGCAGGGACGAAAGGTTCTACGTCGGAGAAGGGGCTATCGACATAGCCGATATAGTGAGACGGCTTCCAGATGACGTAGTCTTCTCCATAGAGTTGCCCCATCTGGTGCGAGAGGGGAACTGGGGTCCTATGGAGCACGCTAAACGCTGTCTTTCCAATGCTAAATCCTATATGAAAAAAAATGGGATCTTGTAG